A single Micromonospora sp. CCTCC AA 2012012 DNA region contains:
- a CDS encoding NUDIX hydrolase — translation MTDRPHAELRLTADLAVLTVREGRLEVLVIRRGNEPFLGCPALPGGFVRADESVDETAVRELAEETGLTGLHLEQLEVFSDPRRDPRGRVVTVAYLAVAPDLPVPRAGSDAAGASWESVDRMLDGEADLAFDHARIMAAAVERARTKLEYTTLATAFCDEEFTIGDLRGVYEALWGTALDQRNFSRKVLNTDGFIVPTGRRTTSGLGRPAKLYRRGPATMLHPPMLRQAMHGTESPGHPADR, via the coding sequence GTGACCGATCGTCCGCACGCCGAACTTCGCCTCACCGCCGACCTTGCCGTTCTGACCGTGCGCGAGGGCAGGCTGGAGGTGTTGGTCATCCGGCGCGGCAACGAACCCTTCCTCGGGTGCCCCGCGCTTCCCGGCGGGTTCGTTCGGGCGGACGAGAGCGTCGATGAGACGGCCGTGCGGGAGTTGGCGGAGGAGACCGGACTCACGGGCCTGCACCTGGAACAACTCGAGGTGTTCAGTGACCCGCGGCGAGATCCGCGCGGACGGGTGGTCACCGTGGCATACCTCGCCGTGGCTCCCGACCTGCCGGTCCCACGGGCCGGCTCGGACGCCGCGGGGGCCTCCTGGGAGTCGGTCGACCGGATGCTCGACGGGGAGGCGGACCTGGCGTTCGACCACGCCCGGATCATGGCCGCCGCCGTCGAGCGCGCGCGGACCAAACTCGAGTACACCACTCTGGCCACCGCGTTCTGCGACGAGGAGTTCACCATCGGCGACCTGCGCGGTGTCTACGAGGCGCTCTGGGGCACCGCATTGGACCAGCGCAATTTCAGCCGGAAGGTGCTCAACACCGACGGCTTCATCGTCCCCACCGGGCGGCGTACCACGTCCGGTCTCGGCCGCCCGGCCAAGCTCTATCGACGCGGTCCGGCGACGATGCTGCATCCGCCGATGCTCCGGCAGGCCATGCACGGGACCGAATCGCCGGGGCACCCCGCCGATCGGTGA
- the helR gene encoding RNA polymerase recycling motor ATPase HelR → MNPLTGSAFDLPDRLAHKADPALIAADERHFAAIARSLEQVLADLSDRLDTVRRSPAGKGRQAVERDMEVRRLEARLRALRRFGLDLCIGHMVGAEHPEPVYVGRRGLTDSAGRRLLLDWRSPAAAPFFGATHANPMGLTSRRRYRWTRGRISDYWDEVFSPDGWEGHAALDDQSAFIASLGGNRSARMRDVLGTIQADQDAIIRAGSRGALVVDGGPGTGKTVVALHRTAYLRYADPHLGRRRGGVLVVGPHQPYLAYVSDVLPSLGEEDVQICTLRDLVPEGAAAAREADPEVARLKSAAELVTAVEAAVRFYEKPPARGMTVTVGETDVRLSADDWAEAFEAAGPGAPHNEVREEIWAELLTILLGKYDGDEPEDLLRRSLLRNTELRSAFHRAWPLLAATDVVGDLWSVPAYLRRCAPWLSADEIRRLQRADPSAWTVSDLPFLDAARQRLGDPEASRRSRRHDAVVAVERERMSTVVDELIAAHTYDDGEGVLSSLRQLDLQDALVDEAVLPDAEPDRLAGPFAHIVVDEAQELTDAEWRMLLLRCPSRSFTIVGDRAQARHGFPESWRERLTRVGFDRITLASLSINYRTPEEIMAEAEPVIRAVLPDANVPTSIRGSGVPVVHGAVADLGPVLDAWVAAHAEGTACVIGDPAFPGTARVRSLTPELSKGLEFDLVVLVDPEGFGAGVEGAVDRYVAMTRATRQLVILTGS, encoded by the coding sequence ATGAATCCGCTGACCGGAAGCGCGTTCGACCTGCCCGACCGGCTCGCCCACAAGGCCGACCCGGCGCTGATCGCCGCCGACGAGCGGCACTTCGCGGCCATCGCCCGGAGCCTGGAGCAGGTCCTCGCCGACCTCTCCGACCGCCTCGACACGGTGCGCCGGTCGCCCGCCGGCAAGGGCCGGCAGGCGGTGGAGCGGGACATGGAGGTCCGGCGGCTGGAGGCCCGGCTGCGCGCCCTGCGCCGGTTCGGGCTGGACCTCTGCATCGGGCACATGGTCGGCGCGGAGCACCCCGAGCCGGTGTACGTCGGACGACGGGGCCTCACCGACAGCGCGGGTCGCCGGCTGCTGCTGGACTGGCGCTCGCCGGCCGCGGCACCGTTCTTCGGGGCCACCCACGCCAACCCGATGGGGCTGACCAGTCGCCGCCGGTACCGGTGGACGCGCGGCCGGATCAGCGACTACTGGGACGAGGTGTTCAGCCCGGACGGGTGGGAGGGGCACGCCGCGCTCGACGACCAGTCCGCCTTCATCGCCAGCCTCGGCGGCAACCGGTCGGCCCGGATGCGGGACGTGCTCGGCACCATCCAGGCCGACCAGGACGCCATCATCCGGGCCGGATCGCGGGGCGCTCTCGTCGTCGACGGGGGCCCGGGCACCGGGAAGACCGTCGTCGCCCTGCACCGCACCGCCTACCTGCGTTACGCCGACCCGCACCTCGGCCGGCGCCGGGGTGGCGTGCTCGTCGTCGGCCCGCACCAGCCCTATCTGGCGTACGTCTCCGACGTGCTGCCCAGCCTCGGCGAGGAGGACGTGCAGATCTGCACCCTGCGGGACCTCGTGCCCGAGGGAGCCGCGGCGGCGCGCGAAGCCGACCCGGAGGTGGCGCGCCTGAAGTCGGCCGCGGAGCTGGTGACGGCGGTGGAGGCGGCGGTCCGGTTCTATGAGAAGCCGCCGGCCCGGGGGATGACGGTCACCGTCGGCGAGACCGACGTCCGGCTGAGCGCCGACGACTGGGCCGAGGCGTTCGAGGCGGCCGGACCCGGTGCCCCGCACAACGAGGTGCGGGAGGAGATCTGGGCGGAGCTGCTCACCATCCTGCTGGGGAAGTACGACGGCGACGAGCCGGAGGACCTGCTCCGCCGGTCGCTGCTGCGCAACACCGAACTGCGCTCGGCCTTCCACCGGGCCTGGCCGCTGCTGGCGGCCACCGACGTGGTCGGTGACCTGTGGTCGGTGCCCGCCTATCTGCGCCGGTGCGCCCCCTGGCTGAGCGCCGACGAGATCCGGCGGCTGCAGCGCGCCGACCCATCCGCCTGGACGGTCTCCGACCTGCCGTTCCTGGACGCGGCCCGGCAGCGGCTCGGCGACCCGGAGGCGTCCCGGCGCAGCCGCCGCCACGACGCCGTCGTCGCCGTCGAACGCGAGCGGATGTCCACGGTCGTCGACGAGCTGATCGCGGCCCACACCTACGACGACGGGGAGGGGGTGCTGTCGAGCCTGCGCCAACTGGACCTCCAGGACGCGCTGGTCGACGAGGCCGTACTGCCCGACGCCGAGCCGGACCGGCTCGCCGGCCCGTTCGCGCACATCGTCGTGGACGAGGCCCAGGAACTGACCGACGCCGAGTGGCGGATGCTGCTGCTGCGCTGCCCGTCCCGGAGCTTCACCATCGTCGGGGACCGCGCCCAGGCCCGGCACGGCTTCCCGGAGTCGTGGCGGGAACGGCTGACCCGGGTCGGGTTCGACCGGATCACCCTGGCCTCGCTGAGCATCAACTACCGGACGCCGGAGGAGATCATGGCCGAGGCCGAACCGGTCATCCGGGCGGTCCTGCCGGACGCCAACGTGCCGACCTCGATCCGGGGCAGCGGGGTCCCCGTCGTACACGGGGCAGTGGCCGACCTGGGTCCGGTGCTCGACGCCTGGGTCGCCGCGCACGCTGAGGGGACGGCCTGCGTCATCGGGGACCCCGCCTTCCCCGGTACGGCCCGGGTCCGGTCGTTGACCCCGGAGCTGTCGAAGGGGCTGGAGTTCGACCTGGTCGTCCTCGTGGACCCGGAGGGGTTCGGCGCCGGCGTCGAAGGGGCGGTCGACCGCTACGTCGCGATGACCCGGGCGACCCGGCAACTCGTCATCCTCACCGGATCCTGA
- a CDS encoding zinc metalloprotease codes for MRRRSTFQLAVLTATAATFLTAGGASGALAGAAPAAPGKGVAACEPGAGGSSAARVAEGATAKEPELYSKNEANAYGVIKDSPRLPNGSVTIPTVFHMVSDHPLSAAETTRWNTLIANQMTVLNDSYSGKTAADASDTPFRFDLVDTTWTVNSAWYTVEPGKNERDMKKALYTGDARTLNVYAANIGGGLLGWAYFPKGYNNGRDYIDGVVMLDESMPGGTAGKYALGDTLTHEVGHWLMLEHTFAHGCAASGDYVADTPREAAPQFNCPVGADTCTAPGLDPIHNFMDYTQDSCMNMFTAGQADRMSDAWVAFRAGGQ; via the coding sequence ATGCGCAGAAGATCTACCTTTCAGCTGGCGGTCCTGACCGCCACCGCGGCGACGTTCCTGACCGCCGGCGGTGCCTCCGGTGCGCTGGCCGGCGCCGCGCCCGCCGCCCCCGGCAAGGGTGTCGCGGCGTGCGAGCCGGGTGCCGGCGGGAGCAGCGCGGCCCGGGTGGCCGAGGGTGCCACCGCCAAGGAGCCGGAGCTGTACTCCAAGAACGAGGCGAACGCCTACGGCGTGATCAAGGATTCGCCGCGCCTGCCCAACGGCAGCGTCACCATCCCCACGGTCTTCCACATGGTCTCCGACCACCCGCTCAGCGCGGCGGAGACGACCCGGTGGAACACCCTGATCGCCAACCAGATGACGGTGCTCAACGACTCGTACTCGGGGAAGACGGCAGCGGACGCCTCCGACACCCCGTTCCGGTTCGACCTGGTCGACACGACCTGGACGGTGAACAGCGCCTGGTACACCGTCGAGCCGGGCAAGAACGAGCGGGACATGAAGAAGGCGCTGTACACCGGCGACGCCCGCACCCTGAACGTCTACGCGGCGAACATCGGTGGCGGCCTGCTCGGTTGGGCGTACTTCCCGAAGGGCTACAACAACGGCCGGGACTACATCGACGGCGTCGTGATGCTGGACGAGTCGATGCCGGGCGGCACCGCCGGCAAGTACGCCCTGGGTGACACCCTCACGCACGAGGTCGGGCACTGGCTGATGCTGGAGCACACCTTCGCGCACGGGTGCGCCGCCTCCGGCGACTACGTCGCGGACACTCCCCGTGAGGCCGCGCCGCAGTTCAACTGCCCGGTCGGTGCGGACACCTGCACCGCCCCCGGGCTGGACCCGATCCACAACTTCATGGACTACACGCAGGACTCCTGCATGAACATGTTCACCGCCGGCCAGGCGGACCGGATGAGCGACGCCTGGGTGGCGTTCCGGGCCGGCGGCCAGTAA
- a CDS encoding MalY/PatB family protein yields MAPAPSSPRNPLTRLTPDDLRRRTSVKWRQYPPDVLPLWVAELDVPLAPPVAEALRRAIDLGDTGYPHGTAYAEALGGFAARRWGWHGFRVEHTALVPDVMMGAVEVLRLVTDPGDAVVVCSPVYPPFYAFVSHAGRQVIEAPLGPDRRMDPAALDEAFRRARACGPRPAFLLCNPHNPTGVVHRRDELEAVAELAHRHGLRVISDEIHAPLVLPGTHFTPYLTVSGAEDAFALASASKAWNLAGLKAALAVAGPRAVEDLRRMPEEVGHGPSHLGILAHTAAFRAGEEWLDLLLDGLDANRTLLAELLAEHLPTIPYHRPEGTYLAWLDCTGLGIATAPPVDGPGVVSDLAGPAQMFLDRARVALSSGHVFGTGGTGFVRLNFGTSPAILTEAVTRMGRAVDAHRAAPVRPAE; encoded by the coding sequence ATGGCACCCGCCCCCTCCTCGCCCCGGAACCCGCTCACCCGGCTCACGCCGGACGACCTTCGGCGGCGCACCAGCGTGAAGTGGCGCCAGTACCCGCCCGACGTGCTCCCCCTCTGGGTCGCCGAGCTGGACGTACCCCTGGCTCCCCCGGTGGCCGAGGCGCTGCGCCGCGCGATCGACCTCGGCGACACCGGCTATCCGCACGGCACCGCGTACGCCGAGGCGCTCGGCGGCTTCGCCGCCCGGCGCTGGGGTTGGCACGGCTTCCGGGTGGAGCACACCGCGCTGGTGCCCGACGTGATGATGGGCGCCGTCGAGGTGCTGCGGCTGGTGACCGACCCGGGCGACGCCGTGGTCGTCTGCTCCCCCGTCTACCCGCCCTTCTACGCCTTCGTCAGCCACGCCGGCCGGCAGGTGATCGAGGCTCCGCTCGGCCCCGACCGGCGGATGGACCCCGCCGCGCTCGACGAGGCCTTCCGCCGGGCCCGCGCCTGCGGCCCCCGGCCGGCGTTCCTGCTGTGCAACCCGCACAACCCGACCGGCGTCGTGCACCGCCGGGACGAGCTGGAGGCCGTCGCCGAGCTGGCCCACCGGCACGGCCTGCGGGTGATCTCCGACGAGATCCACGCCCCCCTGGTGCTTCCCGGGACGCACTTCACCCCCTACCTGACGGTGTCCGGGGCCGAGGACGCCTTCGCCCTCGCCTCCGCCTCCAAGGCCTGGAACCTCGCCGGTCTCAAGGCGGCGCTCGCCGTCGCAGGGCCGCGGGCCGTCGAGGACCTGCGGCGGATGCCCGAGGAGGTCGGCCACGGGCCCAGCCACCTCGGCATCCTGGCGCACACCGCCGCCTTCCGGGCCGGTGAGGAGTGGCTCGACCTCCTGCTGGACGGCCTCGACGCCAACCGCACGCTGCTGGCGGAGCTGCTGGCGGAGCACCTGCCGACGATCCCCTACCACCGCCCCGAGGGCACCTACCTCGCCTGGCTGGACTGCACGGGCCTCGGCATCGCCACCGCGCCGCCGGTGGACGGGCCGGGCGTGGTCAGCGACCTCGCCGGGCCGGCGCAGATGTTCCTCGACCGCGCGCGGGTCGCGCTCAGCTCCGGGCACGTCTTCGGCACCGGCGGGACGGGCTTCGTCCGGCTCAACTTCGGCACCTCCCCCGCGATCCTCACCGAGGCCGTCACCCGGATGGGCCGCGCGGTCGACGCGCACCGGGCCGCGCCGGTCCGGCCCGCCGAGTAA